The window AGGACACGATCAGAATTTCAAAAAGGAGAACTATTATACGGAATTTCCTTTGATAGATAGATCTCTGGCAGAAAAATTGATCGAAGCGGAAATAAGTATGATCGGATTGGATACACCCAGTCCTGATGATCCTCCTTTTGAAATTCATAAATTATTTTTTAAGAATAACATAATGATCGCCGAACATTTAACTAATCTGGATAAACTTTTAGAAATTCAAGAATTCGAGGTTTTTGCCTTACCATTAAAAAATAATATTAATGAAATGCTGGCTCGAGTTATTGCGGTTGTCAGGTAAAAACTTGCCAAATTTTTGAAATTTAGCAAGTTTTAAAAAGGAAATAAATGAAAGAGATCGTCATCATTTCAGGAAAAGGCGGAACCGGTAAGACTTCAATCACAGCATCTTTTTCTTATCTTGGTGGGAAAGATGTAATTGTTGCAGATTGCGATGTTGATGCGGCTGATATGCATCTTTTATTAGAACCGGATTATGCTGTTTCCGAAGATTTTTACAGCGGATTAATCGCTGAAATAGACCAGGAAAAATGCATCAAATGTGGAAAATGTGCAGAAGTTTGTCGCTTTGCAGCCATTCCGATAATTAACAAGAAATATGTCATAAATCCAATAGATTGTGAAGGTTGTGGTTATTGCTCTCAAATCTGCCCGCGAGATGCAATCGAGATGAAAGAGCAAAATGTCGGGAAATGGTTTCTTTCCGAAATAAAAACAGGTTCAAAAATGGTACATGCCAGATTGGGAATTGGGGCTGAAAATTCCGGTAAATTAGTGGCAGAAGTAAAAAATAAAGCCAAAGGGATCGCAGAAAAAGAAAACAAAGAATTTGTGATCGTTGACGGTTCGCCGGGAATCGGTTGTCCGGTTATTTCATCACTTTCAGGAGCACATTTCGTAGTTCTGGTAACCGAACCTTCAGTTTCCGGTATTCACGACTTGAAAAGAGTGTACGAGTTAGTGAAAAAATTCGGCATTAAAGCGGGTTGCATTATTAATAAAGCTGATATTAATCCAAATAAGACAAAAGAAATACAGAGATTTCTGGAAGATGAGAAAATCGAATCGATCACTGCCATTCCTTATGATGAAAATTTCACTAAAGCAATGACCCAAGGCAAAACAATTGTAGAATTTGATGATGGAAAACTCAAACTAAATATTGAAAATAGTTGGGAAAAAATAAAGGAATTAGCAACGAACTAAACGAACAATACGAACAAAAAAAATCGTTCAAGTTGGACTCAACTTCACAGCAAAGCGGTGGAGTTGAGAACAGCTGAAAAAAAAGTGACTAATTGTTTGTTTTGTTAGTATTG is drawn from Candidatus Cloacimonadota bacterium and contains these coding sequences:
- a CDS encoding (4Fe-4S)-binding protein, which encodes MKEIVIISGKGGTGKTSITASFSYLGGKDVIVADCDVDAADMHLLLEPDYAVSEDFYSGLIAEIDQEKCIKCGKCAEVCRFAAIPIINKKYVINPIDCEGCGYCSQICPRDAIEMKEQNVGKWFLSEIKTGSKMVHARLGIGAENSGKLVAEVKNKAKGIAEKENKEFVIVDGSPGIGCPVISSLSGAHFVVLVTEPSVSGIHDLKRVYELVKKFGIKAGCIINKADINPNKTKEIQRFLEDEKIESITAIPYDENFTKAMTQGKTIVEFDDGKLKLNIENSWEKIKELATN